One window of Papaver somniferum cultivar HN1 chromosome 9, ASM357369v1, whole genome shotgun sequence genomic DNA carries:
- the LOC113309874 gene encoding syndetin-like codes for MIEASSSSPPPRVLLFNLLFNQGGFTQQQQDEEEEGGVGIMDLSKVGEKILSSVRSARSLGILPLSSDRPEVPARAVAAAAVARAIASLPPHQRHSLPSGSDELVSIYGSRPRGEIVEEIEEEFYEEEFDPVKHVLDHIPSEEKDLTYFESKATLRLAQLDRISERLSRHVMEHYEEMVKGMHLVRELEQDLKVANVICMNGRRHITSSLNEVSRDLVVTSKAKKKQALLDLIPILTELHHATEMQMSLERHVEEGNYFKAFQVLSEYLQVLDSLSELSAVQEMSRNVEVWLAKTLQKLDSLLLGVCQDFKEENYLTVVDAYALIGDITGLAEKIQSFFMQEILSETQSVLKNIIQEDQGLLHMQKSRTYSDLCLQIPESKFRECLLRTLGSLYKLMCSYYLIMGFQPDGMDSECRTSDTTQNSSAITGSPKGVPHVDSISKVLSNSGSENGYLPQSAERMPILISATESATSKSSLSGSTGGNASTSSNSQNPDSETRDGSSATSSSGSSWDHLRKDAIVFVSQTLHRGRKNLWQLTTSRISVLLSSSAVCSSSVHQFLRNYEDLNVFILAGEAFCGVEAIEFRQRLKTVCENHFAAFHRQNIYALKMVLEKETWLKIPPDTVQIISFAGLVGDGAPIIAPSDGKSSKIRVLHSRKLPDPVQNVNQKNGFAQWVKTGNPFLLKLTPGSKESPLSSPLSESGENDNLHFQNDELSPRKSDANDKNKTSSVSEDENEDLHADFIDEDSQLPSRISKPSHSRNHSSHCNDEDITAQTGSSLSLLRLMDKYARLMQKLEIVNIEFFRGICQLFEVFFHYVFEAFCQRDTYPSGKGSTDPLNPRLKTALSRIAQDCDQWLKPQSASFSSSSPTSDVTPTSPPSHTPSVTIGLKERCAGVETVHLVARVLQRSKAHLQSMLLQNNAAAVEDFYVNLVGCVPDLTNHIHRTTARLLLHINGYVDRIANSKWEVKELGLEHNGYVDLLLGEFKHYKTRLAHGGIHKEVQDLLLAFGLENVAETLIEGLSRVKRCTPEGRALMSLDLQVLINGLKHFVSFDVRPKVQIVETFIKAYYLPETEYVHWARAHPEYSKNQIAGLVNLVASTNSWKRKTRLEVLEKIEAGSM; via the exons atgattgaagcatcatcgtCAAGTCCTCCTCCTAGGGTTTTATTGTTCAATTTGTTATTTAATCAAGGAGGATTTACTCAACAACaacaagacgaagaagaagaaggaggagttgGAATAATGGATTTATCTAAAGTTGGTGAAAAGATACTTAGTTCAGTTCGATCTGCTAGATCTTTAGGGATTTTACCTCTTTCTTCTGATCGACCTGAG GTTCCAGCTCGGGCAGTTGCGGCAGCTGCTGTAGCTCGAGCTATTGCATCACTTCCTCCTCATCAAAGACACTCACTGCCATCAGGTTCCGACGAATTGGTTTCAATTTATGGAAGTAGACCCCGGGGTGAAATAGTAGAGGAGATAGAAGAAGAGTTCTATGAAGAG GAGTTCGATCCAGTTAAACATGTTCTTGATCATATTCCTTCTGAAGAAAAGGATTTGACATATTTTGAGAGCAAG GCTACGCTTCGATTAGCACAACTGGATAGGATATCAGAACGGTTGTCACGTCATGTTATGGAGCATTATGAAGAGATGG ttAAGGGGATGCATCTGGTGAGGGAACTAGAGCAAGATTTGAAAGTTGCGAATGTCATTTGCATG AATGGAAGGAGACATATAACTTCTTCATTAAACGAGGTATCACGGGATTTAGTTGTCACTTCAAAAGCCAAAAAGAAACAAGCTCTCTTG gacTTGATCCCGATTCTAACTGAATTGCATCACGCAACTGAAATGCAAATGTCACTTGAAAGGCATGTTGAGGAAGGAAATTATTTTAAG GCATTTCAGGTCCTATCAGAGTATTTACAGGTTTTGGATAGTCTGTCGGAGCTCTCAGCTGTACAAGAAATGAGCCGTAATGTAGAG GTTTGGCTAGCAAAGACACTTCAAAAGCTAGACTCACTCCTATTAGGTGTTTGCCAGGACTTCAAGGAGGAGAACTATCTAACG GTGGTTGATGCTTATGCATTAATAGGGGACATTACTGGTCTTGCCGAAAAAATACAGAGTTTCTTTATGCAGGAAATTCTCTCCGAAACTCAGTCAGTGTTAAAGAATATTATACAGGAG GATCAAGGGTTACTGCATATGCAAAAGAGTAG AACATACAGCGATCTCTGCCTCCAGATTCCGGAATCCAAGTTTAGGGAGTGCCTATTAAGAACCCTGGGTAGCCTCTATAAGTTGATGTGCTCATATTACTTAATCATGGGCTTTCAGCCTGATGGAATG GATTCAGAATGTCGGACTTCCGATACAACACAGAATTCCAGTGCCATAACTGGGTCCCCAAAAGGGgttcctcatgttgattcaatATCAAAAGTTTTGAGCAACTCTGGTTCAGAAAATGGTTATTTACCTCAATCTGCTGAAAGAATGCCAATTTTAATCTCAGCAACTGAATCTGCAACAAGTAAATCGTCTCTGAGTGGATCTACTGGAGGCAATGCGTCCACTTCGTCAAATTCTCAAAATCCAGATTCTGAAACACGGGATGGCAGTAGCGCAACATCAAGTAGTGGATCTTCATGGGATCATTTGAGGAAGGATGCCATAGTATTCGTTTCACAAACACTACATAGAGGGCGAAAGAACCTTTGGCAACTTACCACTAGTCGCATATCCGTATTGCTTTCCTCTTCTGCGGTTTGTTCATCAAGTGTACACCAATTCTTGAGAAATTATGAAGATCTGAATGTATTCATCTTGGCTGGAGAGGCTTTTTGTGGGGTTGAAGCAATTGAGTTCAGACAAAGATTGAAGACTGTTTGTGAAAATCATTTTGCAGCTTTTCATCGCCAAAATATATAC GCACTAAAAATGGTTCTAGAGAAGGAGACATGGCTGAAAATACCACCAGACACAGTACAGATAATTAGTTTTGCTGGCCTTGTTGGTGATGGAGCACCTATAATTGCTCCATCTGATGGTAAATCTTCCAAGATCCGGGTTCTCCATTCTCGAAAGCTACCCGACCCAGTTCAAAATGTCAACCAGAAGAATGGATTTGCACAGTGGGTTAAAACAGGAAATCCATTTTTGCTGAAGCTGACTCCTGGCTCCAAAGAGTCTCCTCTCTCCTCACCGTTGAGCGAGTCTGGAGAAAATGACAATTTGCACTTTCAGAATGATGAATTGTCTCCAAGGAAGAGCGATGCAAATGATAAGAACAAGACTAGTTCTGTTTcagaagatgaaaatgaagatCTTCATGCTGACTTTATTGACGAGGATAGTCAGCTTCCAAGTCGGATCTCTAAGCCCAGTCACTCAAGAAACCACTCTTCTCATTGTAATGATGAAGATATTACAGCACAAACTGGTTCCTCACTTAGTCTGCTGAG GTTAATGGACAAATATGCAAGGCTCATGCAGAAATTGGAAATAGTGAACATCGAGTTCTTTAGG GGAATATGCCAGTTGTTTGAAGTGTTTTTCCATTATGTATTTGAAGCATTTTGCCAAAGAGACACTTATCCATCTGGAAAAGGCTCAACAGATCCTCTCAATC CCCGCTTGAAGACAGCCTTGTCTAGGATAGCCCAAGATTGTGATCAGTGGCTAAAACCCCAGTctgcatcattttcttcatcttcacccACATCTGATGTGACACCTACTAGTCCTCCCAGCCATACACCGAGTGTTACCATTGGACTCAAG GAAAGGTGTGCAGGAGTGGAAACCGTTCATCTTGTTGCTCGGGTGTTGCAAAGATCTAAGGCTCATCTTCAGTCAATGCTTTTACAGAACAATGCAGCTGCAGTTGAGGATTTCTATGTGAATTTG GTTGGATGTGTACCAGATCTTACAAATCACATTCATAGGACAACTGCAAGGTTGCTGCTACATATCAATGG gtaTGTGGATAGAATTGCCAATTCAAAATGGGAGGTGAAAGAGCTAGGACTAGAGCATAATGG GTATGTTGATTTATTGCTGGGAGAATTCAAGCATTATAAAACAAGGCTGGCTCATGGTGGAATTCACAAGGAG GTTCAAGATCTCCTTTTGGCATTTGGGCTTGAAAATGTTGCGGAAACCCTTATTGAAGGTCTATCAAGAGTAAAAAGGTGTACACCTGAGGGGCGAGCATTGATGTCATTAGACCTTCAG
- the LOC113307883 gene encoding uncharacterized protein LOC113307883 isoform X1 — protein sequence MHAVKVPWVGQTFALANCSDSGGKKSRIRRSKEERKSMVESYIKKYQNSNGGSFPSLNLTHKEVGGSFYTVREIVREVIQENKVLGPAKFTLDEQNDDQMSEHYPLGSISTQPLNELYVSSSGTHFVANHNAVEELVDTVNGQVNGKHQQIFESGSSNKGNLVDKEYTETKSETSTAYLSYQMPCTDVEVISTSEGKLGEAQVIVQSPASRVTPMATGVIVETFPVIPAPKVNHGGDGSSADAKDLTIVLEEHDVKEVEISSATRKDDIVSEKMNSMVNEDESSSFAEVKSAGNDIHPVVERPSCSDAALSVETEEDEDIQIDASSNDVLTSQTSHHSQVISGNETEVVPGASYSMNNNANNSKSLSQVEDVDAKADMQGIQSNQGKKSTYDRINLSESWQATSKKHEMNPAMAAIKAFITAFINFWMD from the exons ATGCACGCTGTGAAGGTTCCATGGGTAGGGCAAACCTTTGCCCTAGCTAACTGTAGTGATTCTGGAGGTAAGAAATCACGTATCCGACGATCTAAGGAGGAAAGaaaatccatggtcgaatcttaTATAAAGAA GTACCAGAACTCAAACGGGGGAAGTTTTCCGTCGCTTAATCTCACACACAAAGAAGTAGGTGGATCGTTTTATACAGTTCGTGAAATTGTTAGAGAAGTAATTCAGGAAAATAAAGTACTTGGTCCTGCGAAATTCACACTAGACGAGCAAAATGATGACCAAATGTCTGAACATTACCCTCTTGGATCGATTTCGACACAACCTCTTAATGAATTGTATGTGTCATCGAGTGGAACACATTTTGTTGCTAACCATAATGCTGTAGAAGAACTGGTTGATACTGTGAATGGGCAAGTTAATGGTAAACATCAACAGATTTTTGAGAGTGGTAGTTCTAATAAAGGGAATTTGGTGGATAAAGAATATACTGAGACTAAATCAGAGACATCTACAGCATATTTGAGCTATCAAATGCCTTGTACGGATGTGGAAGTCATTTCAACCTCGGAGGGGAAATTGGGAGAAGCGCAAGTGATTGTTCAATCCCCTGCATCTAGAGTAACTCCTATGGCAACGGGCGTTATAGTGGAAACCTTCCCTGTAATCCCTGCTCCCAAAGTGAATCACGGCGGCGATGGAAGCTCAGCTGATGCAAAGGACCTTACTATAGTTCTAGAAGAGCATGACGTGAAGGAGGTGGAAATATCATCTGCAACAAGGAAAGATGATATCGTGTCGGAAAAAATGAACTCCATGGTAAATGAAGATGAATCATCTAGTTTCGCGGAAGTGAAATCAGCAGGAAATGATATCCACCCAGTGGTTGAAAGACCAAGTTGCAGTGATGCTGCACTGAGTGTTGAGACTGAGGAAGATGAGGACATTCAAATCGATGCATCTTCCAATGATGTCTTAACCTCACAGACATCTCATCACAGTCAGGTGATTTCAGGAAATGAG ACTGAAGTTGTTCCAGGCGCCTCCTATTCCATGAACAACAATGCTAATAACAGCAAATCACTTTCTCAAGTGGAAGATGTTGACGCTAAAGCTGATATGCAAGGTATCCAAAGCAACCAAGGAAAGAAGTCTACATACGACCGGATTAACCT CAGTGAATCATGGCAAGCTACATCGAAGAAACATGAGATGAATCCAGCTATGGCAGCCATTAAAGCTTTTATCACTGCATTTATAAATTTTTGGATGGACTAG
- the LOC113307883 gene encoding uncharacterized protein LOC113307883 isoform X2, with amino-acid sequence MHAVKVPWVGQTFALANCSDSGGKKSRIRRSKEERKSMVESYIKKYQNSNGGSFPSLNLTHKEVGGSFYTVREIVREVIQENKVLGPAKFTLDEQNDDQMSEHYPLGSISTQPLNELYVSSSGTHFVANHNAVEELVDTVNGQVNGKHQQIFESGSSNKGNLVDKEYTETKSETSTAYLSYQMPCTDVEVISTSEGKLGEAQVIVQSPASRVTPMATGVIVETFPVIPAPKVNHGGDGSSADAKDLTIVLEEHDVKEVEISSATRKDDIVSEKMNSMVNEDESSSFAEVKSAGNDIHPVVERPSCSDAALSVETEEDEDIQIDASSNDVLTSQTSHHSQVISGNETEVVPGASYSMNNNANNSKSLSQVEDVDAKADMQGIQSNQGKKSTYDRINLESWQATSKKHEMNPAMAAIKAFITAFINFWMD; translated from the exons ATGCACGCTGTGAAGGTTCCATGGGTAGGGCAAACCTTTGCCCTAGCTAACTGTAGTGATTCTGGAGGTAAGAAATCACGTATCCGACGATCTAAGGAGGAAAGaaaatccatggtcgaatcttaTATAAAGAA GTACCAGAACTCAAACGGGGGAAGTTTTCCGTCGCTTAATCTCACACACAAAGAAGTAGGTGGATCGTTTTATACAGTTCGTGAAATTGTTAGAGAAGTAATTCAGGAAAATAAAGTACTTGGTCCTGCGAAATTCACACTAGACGAGCAAAATGATGACCAAATGTCTGAACATTACCCTCTTGGATCGATTTCGACACAACCTCTTAATGAATTGTATGTGTCATCGAGTGGAACACATTTTGTTGCTAACCATAATGCTGTAGAAGAACTGGTTGATACTGTGAATGGGCAAGTTAATGGTAAACATCAACAGATTTTTGAGAGTGGTAGTTCTAATAAAGGGAATTTGGTGGATAAAGAATATACTGAGACTAAATCAGAGACATCTACAGCATATTTGAGCTATCAAATGCCTTGTACGGATGTGGAAGTCATTTCAACCTCGGAGGGGAAATTGGGAGAAGCGCAAGTGATTGTTCAATCCCCTGCATCTAGAGTAACTCCTATGGCAACGGGCGTTATAGTGGAAACCTTCCCTGTAATCCCTGCTCCCAAAGTGAATCACGGCGGCGATGGAAGCTCAGCTGATGCAAAGGACCTTACTATAGTTCTAGAAGAGCATGACGTGAAGGAGGTGGAAATATCATCTGCAACAAGGAAAGATGATATCGTGTCGGAAAAAATGAACTCCATGGTAAATGAAGATGAATCATCTAGTTTCGCGGAAGTGAAATCAGCAGGAAATGATATCCACCCAGTGGTTGAAAGACCAAGTTGCAGTGATGCTGCACTGAGTGTTGAGACTGAGGAAGATGAGGACATTCAAATCGATGCATCTTCCAATGATGTCTTAACCTCACAGACATCTCATCACAGTCAGGTGATTTCAGGAAATGAG ACTGAAGTTGTTCCAGGCGCCTCCTATTCCATGAACAACAATGCTAATAACAGCAAATCACTTTCTCAAGTGGAAGATGTTGACGCTAAAGCTGATATGCAAGGTATCCAAAGCAACCAAGGAAAGAAGTCTACATACGACCGGATTAACCT TGAATCATGGCAAGCTACATCGAAGAAACATGAGATGAATCCAGCTATGGCAGCCATTAAAGCTTTTATCACTGCATTTATAAATTTTTGGATGGACTAG